In Humulus lupulus chromosome 6, drHumLupu1.1, whole genome shotgun sequence, a single genomic region encodes these proteins:
- the LOC133783694 gene encoding cytochrome P450 71D11-like: protein MEFQLPSLPILLSSLLLLIMVVKRIQSRNSASKLPPGPWGLPLLGNLHQIIGPLPHHSISKLAKKYGPFMYLRLGQIPTIVVSSPEYAKEVMRTHDVVFASRPRTLISQIIAYGCTDIAFAPYGEYWRQLRKICVRELLSPARVQTFGPARREEYFDVLQVISSKVGSAINLTEMVTRSSYRITARVALGKESISDHDEVISIVEEALKAALGFEFGEVFPSLSFLDWSSRPKYEILRKRCSRIMEKIIKEHIKKNATMSSAEKGSKEEDLLDVLLKYHNNNITTNGDVGFTLTTDNIIAVILDIFTAGSESTALTLDWAMAEMMRNPRVMNKAQNEVREVFGRNGSVDETSINEMKYLKSIVKEILRLHPTAPLLVPRESREKCEINGYEIPMKTRVLVNIWEIGRDPKYWVEPDSFMPERFLDSSIDFKGNNFEYIPFGAGRRICPGISLGTINIELPLALLLYHFDWKLPNGMKPEDLDMTESFGVTVRRKYDLLLIPAHHS, encoded by the exons ATGGAGTTCCAACTACCCTCTTTACCAATCCTTCTGTCTTCATTACTTTTACTGATTATGGTGGTGAAAAGAATTCAATCCAGAAACTCAGCTTCAAAACTACCCCCAGGACCATGGGGACTACCCTTACTTGGAAATTTGCACCAGATTATTGGCCCTTTACCTCATCATTCAATCAGCAAGTTAGCTAAGAAATATGGACCCTTCATGTACCTTAGACTTGGACAAATTCCAACCATAGTAGTTTCATCACCGGAGTATGCGAAAGAGGTGATGAGAACCCACGATGTGGTGTTTGCATCGAGGCCTCGGACTCTCATTTCGCAGATCATAGCATATGGCTGCACGGACATAGCATTTGCTCCATATGGTGAGTACTGGAGACAACTCAGAAAGATTTGTGTGCGGGAGCTTTTGAGTCCAGCAAGAGTTCAAACTTTTGGACCCGCCAGACGAGAAGAGTATTTCGATGTTCTGCAAGTGATTTCATCAAAAGTTGGGTCAGCTATCAATCTTACTGAGATGGTCACAAGATCGTCGTATAGGATCACAGCTCGGGTTGCGCTTGGCAAGGAAAGCATCAGTGACCATGATGAGGTGATATCGATTGTGGAGGAAGCTCTCAAGGCAGCTCTAGGGTTTGAATTTGGAGAAGTGTTTCCTTCTTTGAGTTTTCTTGATTGGAGCAGTCGGCCTAAGTATGAGATCCTCAGGaaaaggtgttcaaggattatggAAAAGATCATCAAAGAGCATATAAAGAAGAATGCAACTATGTCATCGGCAGAGAAAGGTAGTAAAGAGGAAGATTTGCTTGACGTTCTTCTCAAGTATCATAACAACAACATTACTACTAATGGAGATGTTGGGTTCACATTAACAACTGACAATATCATAGCAGTAATCTTG gATATTTTTACAGCTGGAAGTGAATCAACAGCTTTAACTTTGGATTGGGCTATGGCAGAAATGATGAGAAATCCAAGAGTGATGAACAAGGCTCAAAATGAGGTGAGGGAAGTGTTTGGTAGAAATGGGTCAGTGGATGAAACCTCAATCAATGAGATGAAGTACTTGAAATCCATTGTCAAAGAAATTCTAAGGTTGCACCCTACAGCTCCActgttggttccaagggaaagtAGAGAAAAATGTGAGATTAATGGTTATGAGATACCTAtgaaaaccagagtactggtaaACATTTGGGAAATTGGAAGAGATCCTAAATATTGGGTTGAGCCAGACAGTTTTATGCCAGAAAGGTTTCTTGATAGCTCTATCGACTTCAAGGGCAACAACTTTGAGTATATTCCATTTGGTGCCGGAAGGAGAATTTGTCCAGGCATATCATTGGGTACCATCAATATTGAGCTTCCTCTTGCTTTGTTGCTGTACCACTTTGATTGGAAACTCCCTAATGGAATGAAACCTGAAGATTTAGACATGACTGAGTCGTTTGGTGTTACCGTGAGAAGAAAATATGATTTGTTGTTGATTCCTGCGCACCACTCATGA